The Cyanobacteria bacterium GSL.Bin1 genome has a segment encoding these proteins:
- a CDS encoding IS607 family transposase: protein MSKFSISEAAKIKGVSPSTLRRWEAEGKLIPERTESGHRRYSMSQLLGVESHQAYTIGYARVSSHEQKQDLERQKEIIELFCAQNGWEHEIIQDLGSGMNYSKRGLKRLLRLITSGEIDRLVLTHKDRLLRFGAELVFSLCEQFGVEIVIINRTEDTSFEEDLATDVLEIITVFSARLYGSRSHKNQKIVEELKQVGERL, encoded by the coding sequence ATGAGTAAGTTTAGTATTTCCGAAGCAGCAAAAATTAAAGGAGTATCTCCATCAACACTCAGACGTTGGGAAGCAGAAGGTAAGTTAATTCCTGAGCGAACCGAGTCAGGTCATCGGAGATACTCTATGTCTCAGCTTCTTGGCGTGGAATCTCATCAAGCATACACCATTGGCTATGCCCGAGTGAGTAGTCATGAGCAAAAACAAGACCTGGAGCGTCAAAAGGAGATCATTGAACTCTTCTGCGCTCAAAATGGTTGGGAGCACGAAATTATTCAAGACCTCGGTTCAGGTATGAATTACAGCAAGCGCGGTCTTAAACGCCTTCTACGATTAATCACTTCCGGGGAAATTGACAGACTGGTACTGACTCACAAAGATAGGTTACTTCGATTCGGCGCTGAATTGGTGTTTAGCTTGTGCGAGCAATTTGGTGTTGAAATTGTCATCATTAACCGCACCGAAGACACGAGCTTTGAAGAGGATTTAGCAACGGACGTTCTAGAAATCATAACAGTGTTTTCTGCTCGTCTCTATGGTAGTAGGAGTCATAAAAATCAAAAGATTGTTGAGGAGTTAAAACAAGTCGGTGAAAGGCTTTAA